The genomic region tttattctttaataaaaacttccagcacagcttcagTTTTGCTCTTCCTCATGAGAGCCTATCAGCAGCAAGTGCTCTAGTGCAGCAGCTCACAAATAACTACAAAGAAAAGAGCTTGTGGAAAGCACTGTCAGACCCCCCAACTTTCAGCAGGTAAACCTGGATTACCTTGTCATAGGGACAGGCTCAAAGTGCAGTCACAGACACATATTGTGGTCCAGCTAGAAACTGTTAATTTGCAGTAACTTAATTGATCTAAGTCATGTGTCCATAGTCTTCAATATTTAACAGAGTACCAATGAAATCCTCATCAATTTTCTTCAGTTGCAAATAGCTCAATGCTTTTCTGCTAAGGAAAACCCATTAAAAACAACAGCACCAGGGCAGGGGAACTGTTTGTTCATTGAAACAGAGCTATATGTAAGAGGAAAGGATCCAGTAAGGAACAaatcaatgaaaaaaacctctacGTAGCCAAATGTAACTTCTAAGCTCAAGTTGAAAGCATACAGACTGCTTCTGGGATTTGCATGGCATGGGGATGGTATGTACCTCATAGAACCCtctctcattttatttcaatgCTAGCTGCTGGTCCTTAGTGGGAAACCGCCAAGTAGGGTTGCAGCAACTCTCCATCGGAACCAACTGTGACAGGATTGGGACAATCCAGCATGAGTTCCTGCATGCCCTGGGATTCTGGCATGAGCAGTCACGGTCCGACCGGGATGACTATGTGTCCATTGTCTGGGACAGGATTCAGTCTGGTCAGTCACTCCTTGGCTTTTACTTTCAGTCTCTGATGTTAAAGGGTTTAGCTGTGGAACTTCACTTCCACCCATCCTTCAGTGGTCACACTTCTGTCTTCCCTGGACTTGCTTTTCAAAGCCAGTATATCAATTAATTAAGCATCAAGTAACACCTATTTGAGACAGAGAGACTTGTTTATTGTTGCTGTGATTATTCCTTGTGCCACGGCAGTTCCCAGAGCCCTAACTAGAGATTGCAGTTCTTTTATGCTGCATGTTGTACAGCAGAGCAAAAGAAGaggataatttattttgtttgaatgAATACTCTAAAAGTACTGTTACTCTGGGAGCcctgaacaaaataaaagtagttgaaaaaaatcccaatctGAAAAACCTTGTGCAGCCAAAGGCAGTAGAAAATCTCCAGTCAAAACACTGGTCAACCTCTTCGTACCTGGCTGCTACACCCAGTGAGGGCAGCAGAGCTAAGACTGCAGAGAGGGTGTGCAAGAGAGAGAGGGACCTATTTCAGGGTCTCTGACACACAGGTGGTTATGTCAACAATGCATCTTGTGAATCTATGTGCTGGTATACTTGGCACTAGCCTGATAGCTGGCGTGGAGTTCCTTGGGACTCTTCAGATTGCCATCATCTCCTGTGACTTTTCAGGCAGTTCAAAACCAATGTTATATACACAGACTTGATGCTTTCCTGACATAGGtacacacagaagactgaaaaaaacccagataatGATTAAATCAAATGCATTCTTATTTACTTGTGATCAATAATCAGGTGCATATGCAAGCAAGTACTTTTTACCGAAAATTACATAGACTCCATTATTTGGTTTCCATTATATTTTGCTGATTGTTTAATGACAAGTTGAGCTATTGTGAGCTGCTTGAAActgctgcagctttttttttcacactgatCAGAATCTAGTTACTGTATTTTGACTAATTTTAATAATGTATAACTTTGCCTTCTATTTGGTAGTTAgtaatgggtttttttgcttgtaCTCCTGGAATTATCTGTAAAGTTAAATTCTAGAAGCTTATCTGATGGCAACCCTAACTTGTTTATTGTGAGCTATGCTGATCAGTAACTAAGCATCAGAGAATACAGATTAGAAACAGGGAGGCATTACAGTTGTAAACAACATTAATTTGAGTACTGAAACAGTATCTACACTTTTGGGGTATCACAAGCCCATCAAAGTTTATGGATAGTTTCATGGGGAAAAGATTTCTGTTCACAAAACACTTTCTTTCATCCAGCAGAAGTCATCATGTTAGGTTCCAGTGGCTGAAAGAGGAAAGTAAATAGCTCTAGACtagaaataaaatagttttaGAGCAAGTACAAGTAAATGACTACAAAACTACACTTGAGGATCTGATGGATTCTCTGTCACTATAAGTCCATACGTCAAAACTTAGTCGTCTTCggaaacaaatatttccttttttttcccatttaggTAAAGGTCATAATTTTGATAAATATGATGATAAAACATCAGACTCCTTGAATGTTCCTTATGACTATACTTCTGTGATGCACTATAGCCAAAATGCATTCAGAAATGGAACTGAACCCACCATTATCACTAACATACCAGACTTCATGGATGTAATAGGACAGCGAATGGATTTCAGTGATTATGATCTCCAGAAACTGAACCGGCTCTACAATTGCTGtaagtttcttttaaatttttttgcttctggCATTTGAAAGAAATGAGGGTGATACATACACACCGGGCTCATCTGGGAACAAGTGAAAGAGATGCTGACATATTTGGAGAAGTGAATTGTGTTAAAGATACCAAAAATAACAGTACAGCTAGAAATAACATAGCCCTCCTGCAGAAACACTGCTGTGTAGCAGAGTTTTCCATGCAATTTTTTCTGACCTTTAGTCAAAAAATGGCTTCACTCAGCAGCTGATCCCTTGGGTGGCTATTTAAAATGTGTGCTTCTGCATAAAGCTTTTTGGTGCTTTTCCCCCCAATATTTTCCAGCTGTTGCTCAGATACTGTACAGACATTAATATCTTTGCTGTGGCTATCATGCCTACTCTGCTTTCATGCAATCTGTGAGGCACTGTGTGTTCATGCAAATAGGGTACAGATGCTGTTATGAAGAAATCGTGggcttttaaattttaaactcGTAGTTTCAAACCTCGTTTCTTACAAAAGCAGTCAAAAGAGTTATTTTGCTCATGTGggatttattttagaaagttgagtgaaagagacagagaaatacAGATTATTCTGTTACTGAAGTGGAATATAATTCTCCAATTATGACTGCATCAAATCTGCCTTGTTACCTCACTGCATAAGTACGGCAAGTAGCGAGAACTGGTTTACAGTTATATTTTAAGCCTCTTTCAACAGATACTTTAAATAATCATCaaactgttttattaaaacattgCATTTTTGAGCATACAATTCTGttgaaaatattctgttcaTGTAGGTCTAAACTGAACACACTTAGATGCAGCCTTCGTTTCTAGCACTTTACACCCAGTCAGTTAGGTCTTATAGAAGTGCTTACAGTTAAGGATGACTTGAACAGTGGTTGGGGTCCTTCCTCTCCACCAATcttatatatttttcataattctCATCCATTACATAAATACTTCATGACACTTTATTCTTAACCCATAGGCACATTTCCCAAGTGAAAGGAGCCCCAGTCATGTTGAAATTAGTAGCAAAATTGCCACCACACTCTGAGCAATCTCAATCTGCCCTGCTCCCAGATCTGTCCCTTGGCTTTGTGTAGTGTGCATGATGTTTGCAGAGTCATAAGTGGTTTTCTGATCACCGACCTTTTGCCTAAGTGGCCCCTGTGCCAGGGAGGATGGGCACCTCACAGGTCCCAGCCCTCACCCACTCCTCTGATAGACTGATCTTTTTGGGTTAGGGGGAAGACTGAAAATGCCAAACATGGCTTTAATGGCAGATATCCTCCCAGAGGAGGTAACTTTTGTTGTTGAACATGATTTAAGGAAAATTTTAAGCTGAATATCTGCTAAAGGCCTATGTGGTTTggaaattgcattaaaaatggGAAACTTGGTTCTTAAATTGAAAATAAACCAACCCGCAGTGTAAGAAATCCTGACGGATACTTCAGTGCTGTTCTGTGCTCTTCTTCAGGAATGTCTTTCAGGCCATATGAGAACTGTAGATTTTAGCCTGCTTTCTCCTTCTAGCATATTACTTAACAGATCTGGCTACGAGGTTTCCCTAAGCTCCTGGAAGTTAGGACTCGGCACTTGTTCCTcatgtattttcttccaaactCATCCTTTCTCTACATACCGAAAAAGCATCTGGCTTTCTATGCAGATGGAGTTAAAGACTTGCCCCAGGCAGTGCCCCATCCCCCATTCAGTTTAAGAAATACATTGTAAGCTACTGGGTCTTGCATTTCTCTCTTCCCGTTGTTCAGGTCACCACTCCATGCCAGCCAGgactttctgctttcctgtttgGGCAAATTGAGTTCATattctgttttgtattttgatTTCAAAGAGTTATTTCATCTAATAAATCCCCATTTTTGCTTACCCTCTTGTTGACACTACGgctgatttgtttgtttgttttttccagtaTATAACGTctactgtgaaaatattttcttggtttttgaTGACATCCTACCATTATGCTATCTTAAAAGGAGTCAGTAATACAACACTCCTGATAGTCTTGCAACCATTAGCGTTTTGTTAGCTTTGTATGAGAACAATACAAAATGTCTCAGCAGTGCAACTGATTTAGTGGCAGTCCATATGTAAGTGCTTCTCTGAGCTACAGACTAAGTGAACAATTTGATGTCCCACTGAAGTAGATTTTTGTGATACTCAAGGCCCTTTTTTGGGTGCAATGAAACTTCTAACCTTCTGCATGTTAAATGTTAAACATAATTCAAAAAGTATTAGCCAGGAAGCATTTATTTAGTTGTTTAAAATCATTGCTGGTGTTACACAGTATTTGACGTGGTACAACAAGATGTAAATCTAAGAGTAGGAGTAAATCTGAACTGTTCCTTCCCTCACCCATCAACAGTTTGctttaaacagagaaaacatttcatacagtgtttttcctttcctgttcaaTTGCACAGTCTTCCTTcatttgatttttcatttgtgaTACGCAAGACATCTTAAATATTTGTATGAGATGAGATATCCTCTGGTCCCAAAAGTATCTTtgccaaatgtttttttcagttcaacaTTTTGAAAATCAAGGTTTTCCCATTACAGTGAATTAACTTCAACTCTACTATATTTCAGAATAAGCACTCCAGCTGATAAATTAGTGAACCTTTATCAAAACTGGTGGCCATATGTTGACTGgctgagagaaagcagaggacTGAATGGGAAGTCCTCGTTCCTTTTGGCTGTGTGTTGGGTCAGGGCTGGTGTTAGTATTCCTTGgattatataaataaaagatgTGATGTGATAATTACATCAGGCACCCTCCTGTTCTTGCTAAGTGCCCAGAGTGGTCCTGATGACATCTTTCAGTGTTAATCATAAAATGCTTTGAGTTCCTGAAGACTGTATCTATGAATCTTGACATTGCTTGGATCAACTGattattttatgtttgtatTTCTTACTCTTTCTCTGTTCTTGGCTTTGGACAGTGAGAATTGAAATGTATGTTGTGTAACAGACattcacaactttttttttcctttcaaatgtcATAGCCTCTTCCCTAACTTTCATGGACACATGCAGTTTTGAACTTGAAAATATATGTGGCATGATTCAAAGTTCAGATGATAACAGTGATTGGCAGCGCTTGTCTCAGGTTCCTGCTGGGCCGAATACTGATTACACTAATATGGGAGAATGTGAAGGTATGAGAAAAGGCTTTTCTTATCTTTCTGGGAATTATGTTCTCAAGAGGCATGTGAGTTGACTTTGATCTTGGCCTTGTTCCTTGTTTATTTGTTGGCAAATTACAGCTTATTTTTTAACTAAGCAACAGAAATCTACATACTTCGGGACATCACATGATGCATTTGATTTTCTGCTTGTTTGAGAAGATTGAATGTTCTTATCTTTTTTGATCTGTATACTAGTCTTATTGTCACATCCTGACACAAGAACTATATAAAATGTTCTAACCAATGTTACAGGTACACCAGAATATTTGCTAAGTCTTTGGAAAGGATTGAGATTTAGAAATTATGTATGTACTGGGACTCATGTAAACAATTAATTGAGCATATAGCCAATTGTTTCTGAACCTGTCGGAGAAAACTTCATTAGTACAGGAGTTTAACCCAGTCCTCTAGAGAAAGAGTCCACTGTGAATTATTGGCAGTGGGTAAAGAGTAAAAGCCCATGCTTTTAAGTCCAAATTGCTAGAGTCAgatgaatgaggaaaaaagttgCAAGGAGAACAGTTCTACCTCTGGTGAATGTGAAGAGGTAACAGTCCTCAGTCGGAGGACTGTTACAGGATCTACCTTACCCTGACTTGACCATGTCCTCTAATGTTAGTACAATTCAGTGCTAAGAATACGCCaggaaaattttgttttctttctcctctacCATTAATTTCTCACTGACTTTTGACAGGTTCTGGCTACTTCATGCATTTCAGCACCAGCACTGGAGTAGAGGGAAGCACAGCTATTCTGGAGAGCCGAATTCTGTATCCCAAAAGGGGCTTTCAGTGCTTACAATTCTATTTCTATAACAGCGGTCATGAAAGTGACCGACTGTATGTTGGGGTCAAGGAATATACTTCAGAACATCCAAATGGTACTTTGAGACTCATCGAAGAGGTAAAAGGTATGGAATGAAATTGCATTTTGGTTTCATCTATAATCCATATTCTTTTCAAAGTACTGTGGGAAAATAATGGAGCAAAGTGACTCATGTCCTAGttttattccttattttttttctctatgtaGTGTATTCTCTGCTGGTGAAATTATACTTGATAGACCTTCACTCAGCCGTTTTCCTATAATATAATCAGTTACCACAaattacaagtattttttttatcaagatGGTTTTCTCACCAAAATAGCTAAAATTCCATGAGCAGCCATTTTAACCGTTCTAGAGTTGCTGGTATCAATAGCAACAGATGAAGCTGCTCATTAGACTAAATAACAATGAATAAGAAAGTAATGctaaagaaatggaaaacacgAGTGCCCTGGAATACCTAACATATCagtttaaaaagataaataaagttTAACCTATTTTTAAACAAGGTTTGAAATTAATTAACTGAAATATATGGGCAGCAGATCATGATTTAAGTTGtactttgaagaaaattaagtttttgtaGTTTTAGGAGCCTTTGACCTACAGAATGAGCAACTGAGATTAGTTAATGGATGAGAGCTGTTTAAACTAGAATTGCCAAATTAAATTCCATTCTCAAATACTTAGCTATTACTTGGTCTTCATTACAGCTGCAACTAGTTCAGTTTTCTGAACTACGTAAGGGACTGAGAAAATTCCTCTACAAAATAGGTATCAAGTCCAtttcttctgcctctttttgTCCCTTTAGGCTCAGCTACTAGTCATgcctggttttcttttctgttttccactctTTTTCATCACCTTGATTCTTTCATAACACCTGTATGCCATCAGGAATCATTTAAGTGAATATAAGTGTCAGGACTGCTAAGGGAGATGTAAATTTCTGATTAGACTGAGCTTTCCAAGCTCTTTTAAACTGTACTTTGAAGCCAAGATTTATTTCTCCACACTTCACCCGTCTTCACAAATACTCTTTCATGTGTGTTAGGCCTCATCTCCCATACCTTCTTTCCCACGTCcataatttccttttaagtCTCTGATCTCTATTTGTGTTCAAATGGCCACCCTGCTTTGATGAACTTCAGTGAGACTTCCAGGAATGGTTTAAGATGATGTCTCTCCCAAGCTGTCTCACTGCTCCCACATGGAAAGTTACCCTCACCAACACAGAGTCAACATATTGGAAGAAGCAACAACACCTTCACAGCCATGTTTGCATGTCCTGGCTGAGTTGTTCATGGGTTTGCACTGAACCACCACACTCAACAGGCTGAGGGACAAGCCCTGAACCCTTTCTGCTGATCtgtggctgctgtggctgctgaaaGCCAGGAACAGGGGAGGCTGTTGGGGTGGGACACAGTTGCTGGTCTACTTATTGAACATGACTCATAAACCCTAGTCTTGCATATAAACTGTGCagttcaaaaaaaatctgtagttaATGTAGAAGGcaatgaaactgaaaatagtGAGGtgcttttgttcttgtttatgggtggttttttttcctaattgtaATTGTAATGAAAAATGGCAAGAAATCAAGATTCGTATCTGAGATGCATTGCATTGTGTTTAGAATTGTTAGGAAAGTGAAGTGCAAGTTCTGTACCTGGGATTGGCACTGCCTGTTCCATACATGCATTTGAACATCTGAATTTCCATGCAGGTGAACATAAACTAGGCAGCAAAAGGAACTGTTTTGCTGTACATGCTAGTAACAAAGCATGTCCTACTTTCACTCACCTTACAAGGCCCATGTGCAGAGGTCTTTTCTTTTGTGTACGCTGTTTTTGGAGTCAAGTGGAATTTGCTAGTGTGGGCACTTTTGGATGCACCATCAGATCCACAGTGAGGTTCTATTACATGAAGTAGGTTTTGCAAATGACTGGCTTTAATTGGAACCTAGTACCATCAATCATTTGATGGGTGAATCATGCTTCTGCATAGACAAACTTCCAAGAAGCcgtttaaatattaaaaaacaattcCATGAACAAGTCTTGTAGTTCTAGGCTCCTGGAGTTCTCTGCAGCACTTCTTGTTGAGACATGTTGTTATTCAGTTATTTAAATATACTTTGCTCTAAATactttttttgtaataataatACAGGTGACAGACATATTTGTGCATTTAATGATCACATTTATACTAATTTACTGTgatgttctttaaaaatataaaggaaaaggCAGTCTTAAAAAACAATAGCATTGTTTTCACTCAATTTAAAGAGCTACTATGCATATTAAATCTGTTGGGAAAATTAATCAAGAAAATGTGATCCTGAACTGAAAATGTAACATCTATGGGATAAATACTCCATCATGTTAGTGCTACTGGAACGTGGAAATTCTTACATAGCATTGCTATAGGGTGTGTTTGACTGTACTGCTTACTCAGAAATCCCTACcctgtttttttcaggttcACCTGCGACTTACTGGCAGCTCCATCATGTTTCTTTGAACATCACAAATAAATTCCGGGTTGTGTTTCAAGGCGTGAAAGGAAGTGGCTTATCGAATGGAGGCCTCTCTATTGATGACATAAATTTGTCAGAAACTCAGTGTCCCCACCATGTCTGGCATATCAGAAATTTCACACATCTCCTTAACACAAGTCCAGCAGGGACAGCAGGAAGAATGTTCAGTCCACCTTTTTACTCTAGTAAAGGATATGCTTTTCAGATTGGCTTGTATATAAATGGTACCG from Phaenicophaeus curvirostris isolate KB17595 chromosome 3, BPBGC_Pcur_1.0, whole genome shotgun sequence harbors:
- the MEP1B gene encoding meprin A subunit beta isoform X2, giving the protein MQQRNSIIGDNYRWPHVVPYVLEDSLEMNAKGLIHKAFEQYRLKTCIDFKPWEGEKNYISVFKGSGCWSLVGNRQVGLQQLSIGTNCDRIGTIQHEFLHALGFWHEQSRSDRDDYVSIVWDRIQSGKGHNFDKYDDKTSDSLNVPYDYTSVMHYSQNAFRNGTEPTIITNIPDFMDVIGQRMDFSDYDLQKLNRLYNCSSSLTFMDTCSFELENICGMIQSSDDNSDWQRLSQVPAGPNTDYTNMGECEGSGYFMHFSTSTGVEGSTAILESRILYPKRGFQCLQFYFYNSGHESDRLYVGVKEYTSEHPNGTLRLIEEVKGSPATYWQLHHVSLNITNKFRVVFQGVKGSGLSNGGLSIDDINLSETQCPHHVWHIRNFTHLLNTSPAGTAGRMFSPPFYSSKGYAFQIGLYINGTDANPFNLGIYLHLISGANDDQLQWPCQWQQGTMVLLDQHPDVRQRMSNQRSVTTDPLKLSDISYLLSTQPSVSPTFVATSTTKPTTKPTTKPTTRPTTKPTTKPTATTTPITTTSVSLTEKPETEVPDFCTDNPCENDGICIIVERAPVCRCPAGDNWWYMGEKCERKGSTHDNVVIAVSSTMAVFVVMLFVTITTAVCLKKKYSQGKENSESLTLETKTSF
- the MEP1B gene encoding meprin A subunit beta isoform X1, which gives rise to MQQRNSIIGDNYRWPHVVPYVLEDSLEMNAKGLIHKAFEQYRLKTCIDFKPWEGEKNYISVFKGSGCWSLVGNRQVGLQQLSIGTNCDRIGTIQHEFLHALGFWHEQSRSDRDDYVSIVWDRIQSGKGHNFDKYDDKTSDSLNVPYDYTSVMHYSQNAFRNGTEPTIITNIPDFMDVIGQRMDFSDYDLQKLNRLYNCSSSLTFMDTCSFELENICGMIQSSDDNSDWQRLSQVPAGPNTDYTNMGECEGSGYFMHFSTSTGVEGSTAILESRILYPKRGFQCLQFYFYNSGHESDRLYVGVKEYTSEHPNGTLRLIEEVKGSPATYWQLHHVSLNITNKFRVVFQGVKGSGLSNGGLSIDDINLSETQCPHHVWHIRNFTHLLNTSPAGTAGRMFSPPFYSSKGYAFQIGLYINGTDANPFNLGIYLHLISGANDDQLQWPCQWQQGTMVLLDQHPDVRQRMSNQRSVTTDPLKLSDSSSTYFWDRPDKVGSIASFPNGTTFMRGPGFGTSAFLTHQRLRSRSFIKDDSIYILLTMEDISYLLSTQPSVSPTFVATSTTKPTTKPTTKPTTRPTTKPTTKPTATTTPITTTSVSLTEKPETEVPDFCTDNPCENDGICIIVERAPVCRCPAGDNWWYMGEKCERKGSTHDNVVIAVSSTMAVFVVMLFVTITTAVCLKKKYSQGKENSESLTLETKTSF